The region CTTGACGGCTGAGGCACGCGACCCCAGCACCAACTGGCGGCCGGTCCTGGTGCGGACGGTGAGGAGGATCGGCGTGGCCGCTGTGGGAGGACAGCGGCTAGGTCTGCGTCAGTACGGCAGCGGCGAACAGCGTGACGAGCACGCAGAAGACGCTGAATGGGACGTGCCAGCGCGGGAGGTTGTAGTTTTCCCGTGTCACTCCCTGGTTGAGTTCGTGGGCCCACGTGGTGAACAGATTGCGGCTTGGGAACAACCCGACCGTCAGGCCGATGAGGGAGAATGCGTACGCGGCGATCATGGCAGCCAGTGTGAATCCCCTGAGCTGGCCGATCGCGATCATGCCGATGCCGCATCCGGTGATGATGAACGGATACACGATCCGGAACTTCGGGCGGGGGATCCACTTCGCCATGGCGGTGCAGTGGATCACGGTGGCTGCTGCGGCCATCAGCCACAGCAAGCCGGTGGCAACGGACGCGAGCATGGGGGTGAGGTCCTTTTCCCTGAGAACGGTGCAGGGGCTGGTGACGACACCAGCCCCTGCTGGTCAGCTTATGTGACGGTCCTATCCGAACACTGAGCCCAGCGTCCCGGTGATCGGGGACACGAGATCGTGGCCGAACTGCCCGATCTTCGTGGCCCCCGGGGCCATCACGTCGTCACCGACGTTGGTGATCGCTCCGATCACTTGGACGGGGCCGAACGTGACCAGCCCCAACACGGCTCCTCCGGCTGAGGAGGCGAACTCACCGCTGGAGAACCCGTACTCAAGGATCGAGGCGAGGCCGGGTGCGGCAGAGATGACGGTGCGGCCGAATGGCCCGCACAGCGCCCGGCCCGCGCCCCGGTGTTGAGGGGCGCGGGCCGGGATCACTGGTGGGTCAGCCTATGGATTGATATCCGAGGAATGCTTCGGAGGCGGTAGTGAGCGTGGTGTGTCCGGCGGCTGTGTAGTCGCCGAAGAAGCGGATCCGGCCCGAGCTGGGGGTTGTGGCCCACAGGTCGAACTTGCCGTTGCTGTTCGCGTCGGGGGCCGCGGTGAACATGGGCACGCTGGCTGCGCTCCAGTTGTAGCTGCCGCTCAGCGGGGTCCGGTCGTTGAGGTTGATGTCGTAGCCGCCCTCTGTCTCTCCGCCATGGAACACGTAGAGGCTGGCGACGTCGGGGCGGTCGTAGCGGACGACGAGGTCGACGCGACCGTCGCCGTTGTAGTCACCGGGGGCGGCGAGAGTGGCCTCGTTGACGGTGGAGATGCCGCCGGCGATCGGATCGTCCGGTCCTGCCAGCAGGACCGGGTCGCGGTCGCTGTCGAGCCGGTGGTCGAGGTTGCCGTAATAGAGCCAGATGAACTTGCCGTCGTTGACCAAAAGGTCAGGATGGCCCTCGACGTCCTGGGTCCCGTCGCCATCGACGTCCATGCCGCCGTCGACGTCACCGATGGCGAGGATCTGCTTCACTCCGTCCTTCCAGTGGTTGTTCGCCGAGTCGTAGACGGTGAGCTCTTGCCGGTCGAACTCCGTGCAGTCGGTGCACGCGAATCCCCATCCGCTGTTGGGATGCATCCACAGCCGGCTGGTACCGAGAGCAGGGTCCTTGCGCAGGGCGACGAGGTCTTCGTAGGCGTCGTTGTTCCAGTCACCGCGGTGGGTGATCTTGTCACCGCTCCAGATCGCGCCGCTTGCGGTGTCGGCCGCCTGGGCCACGGTTCCGTCACCCGCTCCGTAGAAGCGGCGCAGGGTGCCGTCCTTGTCGATGGCCCACAGGTCGGCGTTGCCGTCTCCGTTGAGGTCTCCGGCCTTGTCCCGGGTCTTGGGGCCGTTGGCGTAGAAGACGTAGACGGCCGTGTCGGAGGCGTTGTTGGCCTTGTCGTAGCTCTTGACGTACACCTGGTTGGAGCCCGTGGCGGTCGGGGTGAGCTTGACCGAAGTGGACCAGCCCGCCGTGGGAGGTGTCGCGGTGCGGCGTGTGCCGTCCCAGTCGGTCCAGTACTCGTACCGCACGACATCGGACACTCCGCCGCTGGACAGGACGAAGGTGCCTTCGGTGCGCACGCTGCCGGTGATGACGGGCCAGCCTTCATCGCCGTCCGGGAACTGGCTGGATGTCACACCGGGCGGGTTGCTGGGGCGGTTCGGGTCGTAGACGAACCGGCATCCGGGCGAGCCTTCGGTGGGCGTCCAGTCGGAGTAGAGCGACCCGTCGTTGGTTTGCGCCTTCCAGGAGAAGTTGCCGCTGGCTGTCTTGATGTGCGGGCTCAGTTCCGCCTTCGTGACCTTGAGCCGGGCCACTGTCCCGGAGGTGACCGAGACGGTCTTGTCGATGACGACTCCGCTGGCGTGGTGGCCGGTGGGCCACAGGTGGAACTTGACCTTTACGGTTCCGCCGTCCTTGTCGCTGCCCTTGGCGGTCAGCGAGATGTCGGTGTTGCCGATCAGGCCGTAGGGGGCGACATCGCCGCATCCCTTGGCATTCCTGGTACTCGGGCTGGTGTCCAGCCCACTGGGTGCTGCCGGCCGGGTGTTG is a window of Streptomyces agglomeratus DNA encoding:
- a CDS encoding VCBS repeat-containing protein, whose protein sequence is MTLSLALAAPLTVALPASAEEAPAAPLVRQENTSDEATALAEAADTGQPVEVLSQRTEASQTFANPDGGFTEDTYAAPQWVRKDNKLVDIDTALVTNDDGTLSPKATEIGVRFSGGGTGALATVTRDGRSMSVGWPGTLPKPTVDNDTVTYAEVLDGVDLKLKVHSGGYNQVLVVKTAEAAKNPELAELNFDLDTKGLEVTADEHGNVRARNPAGQEVFTAPTPRMWDSSKPAAQPLARSFATTTPAGPPATDEFEPGFGARDAAMDVELGEKSLALTPDAELLTGKNTRYPVYIDPSVDGSRHSWSIAYKKHPDSTFFNGAGFSGGTSTARAGYENYTDGLARSYFRMNTKNLQDKNRVISSSRFRIKNTWSWSCDSRSIELWHTEYLKSSHTWNDQPAKKETLDTVNDSKGWSSSCPAGNLAFDTTRAAKESQAGTWATLTLALKATNETDVYAWKKFDAHSAVLSTTYNTRPAAPSGLDTSPSTRNAKGCGDVAPYGLIGNTDISLTAKGSDKDGGTVKVKFHLWPTGHHASGVVIDKTVSVTSGTVARLKVTKAELSPHIKTASGNFSWKAQTNDGSLYSDWTPTEGSPGCRFVYDPNRPSNPPGVTSSQFPDGDEGWPVITGSVRTEGTFVLSSGGVSDVVRYEYWTDWDGTRRTATPPTAGWSTSVKLTPTATGSNQVYVKSYDKANNASDTAVYVFYANGPKTRDKAGDLNGDGNADLWAIDKDGTLRRFYGAGDGTVAQAADTASGAIWSGDKITHRGDWNNDAYEDLVALRKDPALGTSRLWMHPNSGWGFACTDCTEFDRQELTVYDSANNHWKDGVKQILAIGDVDGGMDVDGDGTQDVEGHPDLLVNDGKFIWLYYGNLDHRLDSDRDPVLLAGPDDPIAGGISTVNEATLAAPGDYNGDGRVDLVVRYDRPDVASLYVFHGGETEGGYDINLNDRTPLSGSYNWSAASVPMFTAAPDANSNGKFDLWATTPSSGRIRFFGDYTAAGHTTLTTASEAFLGYQSIG